One Lemur catta isolate mLemCat1 chromosome 26, mLemCat1.pri, whole genome shotgun sequence DNA window includes the following coding sequences:
- the PLA2G12A gene encoding group XIIA secretory phospholipase A2 has translation MAGPARPLLLALLAAAAAAGCEEQAGTADWRATLKTIRNGVHRIDAYLNAALDLLGGEDGLCLYKCGDGSKPFPRYGYKPSPPNGCGSPLFGVHLDIGIPSLTRCCNRHDRCYETCGSSKSDCDEQFQQCLSRICRDVQRTLGLAQHVQACEKTVELLFHGVIHLGCKPYLDGQRAACMCRYEEKTDL, from the exons ATGGCCGGGCCCGCGCGCCCGCTCCTGCTGGCCCTgctggccgccgccgccgccgccgggtgCGAGGAGCAGGCCGGGACCGCCGACTGGAGGGCCACGCTGAAGACCATCCGGAACGGCGTGCACCGCATAGACGCGTACCTGAACGCCGCCCTGGACCTCCTGGGGGGCGAGGACGGGCTCTGCCTGTACAAGTGCGGCGACG GATCTAAGCCTTTCCCACGTTACGGTTACAAACCCTCCCCGCCGAATGGATGTGGCTCCCCACTGTTTGGTGTTCat CTCGACATCGGCATCCCCTCCCTGACCAGGTGCTGCAACCGGCACGACAGGTGCTACGAGACCTGCGGCAGCAGCAAGAGCGACTGCGACGAGCAGTTCCAGCAGTGCCTGTCCCGGATCTGCCGCGACGTGCAGAGGACGCTGGGGCTGGCGCAGCACGTGCAGG CGTGTGAAAAAACAGTGGAGCTCTTGTTTCACGGTGTGATACATTTAGGCTGTAAGCCGTACCTGGATGGGCAGCGAGCCGCGTGCATGTGTCGTTACGAAGAAAAGACTGATCTTTGA